A single genomic interval of Bdellovibrio sp. ArHS harbors:
- a CDS encoding RNA methyltransferase, with protein MNRFFVSTPLDYEERTLAEMKEIWPYLLGKDAKTHALPFPEVDVVQGGLEFDTDLFAGLQLNFFLKTANRVLLRMASFKARDLPKFYQKMKALPWREYLASANVEWEVAAQKSRLNNEKRLQDSAESALQELFKGMPAGELCGSIYIRMDDDLCTISLDSTGEHLHKRGWSVLKGEAPLRETIAAFLLKEMMSDLTPAELSQVTLLDPMMGSGTLLSEARALGSGQFARPFAFQKWKKAPKLFLSPSFALNYEIPAAYGFKKFVGFDIKEEMIPAAEKNFAEVERQLQSVQKGQFKAVPAEFRAQDALEGSYAGAEGPLWLVSNPPYGERLPTAIKGGLKGLCEVLCRQYSPQRLGILYPEKERVQSPPAGYKVSKELKINNGGLRCLFTILTRL; from the coding sequence GTGAATCGTTTTTTCGTTTCAACTCCTTTGGATTATGAAGAGCGCACTTTGGCCGAAATGAAAGAGATCTGGCCCTATCTGCTAGGGAAGGACGCGAAAACCCACGCGTTGCCTTTTCCCGAAGTGGATGTCGTCCAAGGAGGGCTGGAGTTTGACACGGATTTGTTCGCAGGCTTACAACTGAATTTCTTTTTGAAGACGGCCAATCGTGTTCTTTTGCGGATGGCCTCTTTCAAGGCCCGTGATTTACCGAAGTTTTATCAGAAAATGAAAGCTCTTCCCTGGCGCGAATACCTGGCTTCTGCCAACGTCGAATGGGAAGTGGCCGCGCAAAAAAGTCGTTTGAATAATGAAAAACGACTGCAAGACAGTGCGGAATCCGCCTTGCAAGAGCTTTTCAAAGGTATGCCTGCGGGCGAGCTGTGTGGTTCGATTTACATCCGCATGGATGATGATTTGTGCACGATCAGTTTGGATAGCACCGGAGAACACTTGCATAAGCGGGGCTGGTCGGTTTTAAAAGGTGAAGCGCCACTGCGTGAAACCATCGCCGCATTTCTTCTGAAAGAAATGATGAGCGACTTGACCCCAGCGGAATTGTCGCAGGTGACTTTGCTAGATCCAATGATGGGGTCGGGAACCTTGCTCAGCGAGGCGCGGGCCTTAGGCAGCGGGCAATTTGCACGACCCTTTGCTTTTCAAAAGTGGAAGAAGGCGCCAAAGCTTTTTCTTTCCCCGAGCTTTGCGCTTAATTATGAAATACCGGCCGCTTATGGTTTTAAAAAGTTTGTCGGCTTTGACATTAAAGAAGAGATGATTCCGGCGGCAGAAAAAAACTTTGCCGAAGTGGAGCGTCAGCTGCAATCCGTGCAAAAAGGACAGTTTAAGGCGGTTCCCGCCGAATTTAGGGCCCAGGATGCGCTGGAGGGAAGCTACGCGGGCGCGGAAGGCCCTCTTTGGTTGGTCTCCAACCCACCTTATGGGGAGCGCTTGCCGACGGCCATAAAAGGGGGCCTGAAGGGGCTTTGCGAGGTTCTTTGCCGTCAATACAGCCCACAACGCCTGGGGATTTTATATCCTGAAAAGGAGCGAGTGCAGAGTCCTCCGGCGGGCTATAAAGTGTCTAAGGAGCTTAAAATCAATAACGGGGGGCTGCGCTGCCTGTTTACGATTTTGACACGTCTGTAA